In Cystobacter fuscus DSM 2262, a single window of DNA contains:
- a CDS encoding TetR/AcrR family transcriptional regulator: MKDKTMKVPPRERILAAAEELFYREGIRGVGVEAIAARAETTKMALYRHFESKDALVTEWLRLEVARDEAVLERLAAEHPGDPRAQLLGWAKHITERLSGESDRGCPFLNSVAELPDRNHPARQVIEAHKTAQTRRVVALCAQAGLADPEAVASEFVFVIEGAQVSAQSMGTANACERLLCIVRRLLEEEPRPAAPRR, from the coding sequence ATGAAGGACAAGACGATGAAGGTGCCGCCCCGGGAGCGGATCCTCGCGGCGGCCGAGGAGCTGTTCTACCGGGAAGGCATCCGGGGCGTGGGCGTGGAGGCGATCGCCGCGCGCGCGGAGACCACGAAGATGGCGCTCTACCGCCACTTCGAGTCCAAGGACGCGCTGGTAACCGAATGGCTCCGGCTCGAGGTGGCGCGCGATGAGGCCGTGCTGGAGCGGCTCGCCGCCGAGCACCCGGGAGATCCCCGCGCACAACTGCTGGGCTGGGCGAAGCACATCACCGAGCGGCTGTCGGGAGAGTCGGACCGGGGCTGCCCGTTCCTCAACTCCGTGGCGGAATTGCCCGACCGGAACCACCCCGCGCGGCAGGTGATTGAAGCCCACAAGACCGCGCAGACGCGCCGCGTGGTGGCCCTCTGCGCCCAGGCGGGCCTTGCCGATCCCGAGGCGGTCGCCAGCGAGTTCGTCTTCGTCATCGAAGGTGCCCAGGTGAGCGCCCAGAGCATGGGCACGGCGAACGCGTGCGAGCGCCTGCTGTGCATCGTGCGAAGGCTGCTCGAAGAGGAGCCCCGTCCTGCCGCGCCGCGGCGATGA